The following proteins come from a genomic window of Actinopolyspora saharensis:
- a CDS encoding mechanosensitive ion channel family protein: MDMILAQGTGFNVLDSLQSGFTQLVGYLPQLIGALLVLVIGYLIARILRAVVTRVLHKLRLDDRMSRSGQGARYVESLSPQGSPARLIGTVVFAVVMLFVLSSAIGTLGIPALTGFMNAVLGYLPRVLAALAIFLLAAAVAGAVGTLVDRTMGDTPVGRMARTAAPTLVMAIGVFMILTQLRIAPVIVTVTYVALVGAIALGSAIAFGLGGREAAADMINSSYRQTVRGGQHASAGPEATGTEESGQSWTMRGAGSTTPEPQGAPEGEQRWSSGGAEGSGGSTGESGGGSYRAT; the protein is encoded by the coding sequence ATGGATATGATCCTCGCGCAAGGAACCGGGTTCAACGTGTTGGACAGTCTGCAGAGCGGCTTCACCCAGCTGGTCGGCTACCTGCCGCAGCTGATCGGCGCGTTGCTCGTGCTGGTGATCGGCTACCTGATCGCCAGGATTCTCCGGGCGGTCGTCACCCGCGTGCTGCACAAGCTGAGGCTGGACGACCGGATGTCCCGATCCGGCCAGGGAGCTCGCTACGTGGAAAGCCTCAGCCCGCAGGGCAGTCCGGCGAGGCTGATCGGCACGGTCGTTTTCGCTGTGGTCATGCTGTTCGTGCTGTCCTCGGCGATCGGCACGCTCGGCATTCCCGCGCTGACCGGATTCATGAACGCGGTGCTGGGCTACCTCCCCCGCGTGCTGGCCGCGCTGGCCATCTTCCTGCTCGCCGCGGCGGTGGCCGGGGCGGTCGGAACACTGGTGGACCGCACGATGGGCGACACCCCTGTGGGGCGGATGGCCCGGACGGCGGCCCCGACCCTGGTGATGGCCATCGGCGTTTTCATGATCCTCACGCAGCTGCGCATCGCCCCGGTGATCGTCACCGTGACTTATGTGGCGCTGGTGGGGGCCATCGCTCTCGGTTCGGCCATCGCGTTCGGACTGGGCGGGCGCGAGGCCGCCGCCGACATGATCAATTCCAGCTACCGGCAGACCGTCCGCGGCGGGCAGCACGCGAGCGCGGGCCCGGAGGCGACGGGGACCGAGGAATCGGGGCAGAGCTGGACGATGCGCGGTGCGGGCAGCACCACCCCGGAGCCGCAGGGCGCCCCCGAGGGGGAGCAGCGGTGGAGTTCCGGTGGAGCCGAGGGCTCCGGCGGGAGCACCGGTGAGAGCGGTGGCGGTTCCTATCGTGCTACGTGA